AGCAGAATGGCTATCACGTGACCTACGAGAAGAGTTGGGTACAAAAAGGCGCGAACTATGAAGAGATTGTATCTCGCTATACGCTTCGTAAAGACGGCCAGATTGTAGACATCATGGAGCCTACCAAGCGTGCTTATGCAGCCGGTGGTATGCCGATGAGCGAAACGTCCATCGCAACCTTTGGGTTCTCACAGGTCTACTTCGCGACAGGTGACACTGATGAAAATGGTGGTATCGTTACGCGCATCTACTTCAAGCCGTTGATCACCTTGATCTGGATTGGAACACTTATCATGTCCCTAGGTGGTGCGATTGCGTTGTTTGATCGTCGCTTGCGTGTAGGCGCTCCTGTATCTGCACGAAAACGCAAAGTTGCAGCACTTGCGCGTGCAAATGCTAGTCCGGCGGAGTAAGAACCATGAAGCTCAAATTCGTTCTGGCCCTGCTTTCATGCATTCTTATGGGTTCTGGTATTGCATTCGCTGTGAACCCGGATGAAGTGCTGAAAGATCCGGTTTTGGAAGGACGTGCTCGCGAAATCTCAAAAGTGGTTCGCTGTGTGGTGTGTCAGAACCAGTCCATCGACGATTCTAACGCCAAACTGGCAAAAGACTTGCGGTTGTTGGTTCGTGAGCGGTTGGTCGAAGGGGATAGCGACAGCGAAGTTCTGGATTATCTTGTAGCCAGATATGGTGAGTTCGTTCTGCTGAAGCCTCGTTTTGCGTTTCACACTTTGTTCTTGTGGGCAGGCGGTCCTCTGGTTCTCGTTTTGGGTGGCTTTTTCTTGTGGCGAACGGCTCGCAAGAAAAAAGGCGCTTCTCAGAATAAGGCTGGATCCGCTGTTAAACCTCTGACAGCCGAAGAGCAGGCCGAATTGGACAAGTTGATGTCTACGCCTAAATAGAGCGATAAATTCGCGAAGGGGCCTCACGATCACAAGTTGTGAGGCTCACGGTAAATCACTTCTTTTTGCAACCAGTTGAATTGTAAAGGTGCGTGTAAGCGCGCACTAGATACCTGTCTTATAAAGTATTGACTGCGCCCGGAGCTATTCTAGATGGCAGCTGCGCAGGAAAATGACAGGAACCATTCACATGGCAAATGATCCGGAAAAACTGGAATTTGAAGGCTCTTTGGGAGCCCAACTCGCAGCCCGTCTGGATAAGCCAGAAGGCACACCCAAAGCCTATGCGCTTTTTGCGCACTGTTTTACATGCT
The window above is part of the Pseudovibrio sp. Tun.PSC04-5.I4 genome. Proteins encoded here:
- a CDS encoding cytochrome c-type biogenesis protein, with the translated sequence MKLKFVLALLSCILMGSGIAFAVNPDEVLKDPVLEGRAREISKVVRCVVCQNQSIDDSNAKLAKDLRLLVRERLVEGDSDSEVLDYLVARYGEFVLLKPRFAFHTLFLWAGGPLVLVLGGFFLWRTARKKKGASQNKAGSAVKPLTAEEQAELDKLMSTPK